A genomic region of Cydia splendana chromosome 17, ilCydSple1.2, whole genome shotgun sequence contains the following coding sequences:
- the LOC134798676 gene encoding UPF0729 protein AAEL015238, with the protein MVCVPCFIIPLLLFIWHRFIQPYVLRFWNPWAVKDADGNVVKTEAPFSCEGGVCMFGKKKSENKADEDKGSEVSKDNKEKCNERLKAE; encoded by the coding sequence ATGGTTTGTGTGCCTTGCTTCATTATCCCCCTGCTGCTGTTCATCTGGCACAGATTTATCCAGCCATACGTGCTTCGTTTCTGGAATCCTTGGGCAGTTAAGGACGCGGACGGAAACGTAGTGAAGACGGAAGCCCCCTTCAGTTGTGAAGGAGGAGTTTGTATGTTTGGAAAGAAGAAGTCGGAGAACAAAGCAGATGAAGATAAGGGCAGTGAAGTGTCAAAAGACAACAAAGAAAAGTGCAATGAGCGACTAAAAGCAGAATAG